The genomic region GTTGTTGCAATGCGCTGTTGATATTTCCTGCTTTAGCATTGAGATTTTTGGCACGTGTGATGTAAGTAAACTCATTTTTGGTACAAAATTCTTGAAACCGCTTTCTCCTTTCAATGGCAACGGCGCGTTTGTCGGGATCAGAATCGTTGATTTTTTGATCGGATCCCCCATCGTCGAGAATACAGACTCGTAGTTTGTGTTGAGGATAGACCATCATGGAAGCTGCTAGCACCGTATCGACGACTATATCGAAATCCTCGTTATAGGTTGGGATGAGGACATCGACCGAAGGGAGTTCGTCAATAGGGACATTTTGGATATCGATCGGTTTACGCTCAAGCAGATGAAGCGAAGTGAATATCCCAAGGCTTGAAATGATAATACCGTAGAGCTCTGCTATTAAAAGTAAAAGTGTGCCGATATAATCAAGAAATCCAGTATAGAGGATGGTGCCCGTTATTCTCCAGAAAATGTATCGCCAGGAAACGAAGAGGGAAATTAATAAAAGTAACAGACGTATTTTGTCAGCAAAATTAAAAAAAAGTGCAAAAAGATAAAGCGATACTGCCCCATAGGCAACGAATCCTTGAGCGGAATTATTAAAATGGGACGATACAAAAAAAATGAGTGTTGAAAAAAAGAAGATACTAACGACCAAGGGGTGCTTGACAATCAAACTGTCAAGTACTCTTTTGTATTTTTTAAAGGATAATGTTACCCTTGGAAAAAACATTGGTTAAGGGTCATTTTCGGAAGAGTTTTCGAATATCAGAAATACTTGGCGTCTCCGACAAGTCGGCTGCAGAAGTTTCGGAATGCTTTAAACTAGAAAAACCAAATTTTTTCGATCCCCGACCACTATTGGAAAGTGTATTTAATTCTTGAATGTTTTTTTGATAGTGTTCAATAGAATGGGTAATCGGCATTTTTGTTTTGATAGTTGTGATTTCACGCGGTACCATCTGTCCAAATGTAATAGACATTAAAATCCTTTCGTAATATTTATAATTCAATCTTCTTATCGGCAAATTCTAACATATTTTTAGCGATTTAGGGTAATTCTGTATCAAAGTATTAAAACTCCTATACAATTTGAATTTTGTTTATTTTAAATTATAATTAAAGAAAATAAGCTCAATAAATCATCTATATATTTATTGAGAAATATATCTATGCTAAATCATAGTCAAAGATGGAATGTGTATATCTTTCAAATATGCGCTCTATTTACGATTAAGTTTTGGAAAATCGTATTCGCCAGAATATTTATGAGTTCCTAATCGACAAACAAACCTTAAAATATCCTATATTCTTGTTTATATCTGACAGCAAAAAATCATTCTAAATTTTCAAGAGAAATAAGAAATTTCATGCGCGCAGCTTTATAGTTCTAATAGTATTCACACCGCCTATTTTAGCTCCGCGTCTGACACATACCTTATCAGCAACTCTAAAAATAACTTTTTGTACATCAAGGGTTTTAGCGGCTATGGTGAGAGTATAATGGACTATAATCATCCGCAAAATCGTTTAGGAGTCGAGCTGTTAATTTTTAATTAAGTATAGGAAATACTTATTCTAATACAATATTTTATTTAACAAAACTTACATGTTTTTTTCGTATAAAATACCAAGTTATGTTTTATACAAATATAACTATAATAAATACATATAATCTAATGTTAACAATTAAGCAATAAAATGCTGATTGAAAACAAATTAAAGGAAACCAGATGAAAATCTCAAAAGTGATTTTATCGATAGTGCTAAGTGTTACAGTGTTTGCCCAGATTTCATGGGCTCAAATGGCTTCAACAGAGGCAGTTTTAGTCCAGCCTGCTGCAGTTTCGTCACATGAAAAAGTGAGTCAATTTGTGGCGCGTGAAGATGTTGCAAAAACATTTGAATCGATGGGAGTTGATCCTAAAATGGTTGAACAAAGAATTGCGCTGATGAGTGATGAAGAGGTATCTAAAATCTCTTCTCAAATCGATACATTACCGGCCGGCGGTGATTTTGGAGGTATTGTAGGTGCGGTTGTTTTTGTGTTTATCGTTTTATTGATTACCGATATCCTCGGATTTACAAAAGTATTTGGCTTTACTCACTCAGCACGTTAGTCAAATGCTGCATTACTACCGTATACTACTCTACGCACTCGTTGTCACTCTAATGGCAACGGGATGCGTCCCAAAAGAGCCGTTTCCTCCTGAGCAACATTACGCATCATCTTCTATCAATGTCCCTTTTATTCCGCCGCGTTCAGAGCTGTGCGGTTCAACATCGATTGAGATGGTCTCTTCGTATTGGCAATCAGCTGCCTCATTTACCCCTAAACTCTCCATGTCAGAGCTGGATGCGCATACATTGATTCCGGCAAAAGGGGGTACGTTGCAGATAGAGATGATCACATCTGCCCGTGCCAACGGACTGATCGCCTATCCGATGGAGCCGACGTTTGAAGCGATGTTTTCTGAACTCTCGGCACATCATCCCGTGATCGTATTGGTAAACCGCAGTTTTTCATGGCATCCGCTCTGGCATTATGCGCCGGTGATCGGTTATGATGAGCAAAAACGGCAAATCATCGTCCATTTTTCGGATCAGCCGAACGAAGCAGTGCCTCTCGCAACGTTTGCGGCATTGTGGAAACGAAGCGGAAACTGGGGTGTCGTCCTTCTTCCCCCTGGGGAACTCCCAGCATCGGTTTCACCGAAAACAGTGTTGCGATCCATGTATGAATTTGAGAAAACAGGGGATGGCTTGGGAGCGATTAGAGCGTATCAAAGTGCACTGAGCCGTTGGCCTGAAGATACCAATATCCTTTTTGCCTTAGCCAATGCCGAGTATAACGTCTCGAATTTCTCGGAAGCAGAGAAAAATTATCGAAAGCTTTTAGTACTAAAACCGTCGCACGCACTTGCATTGAACAATCTGTCAATGCTTTTATGTCGCAGCGGCAGATCTGATGAAGGATTAAAACTGCTCGATCAGATTGTCAGTGACGATCCTAAAATAAACTCCTTGATTAAATCCTCACGGGAAGAGATTAAAGCAGGGTGTATCGCCTTTCCAGAAAAATAACCGATAAACCGATAGAATACTAGAGCACATCTATTTTACTATGGGATTAATATGGCAACAGGTTTGGAATGGGGTGACCAGTATCTTTTAGGGATCAAAGGGATCGATGAACAGCATCGCTATCTTTTTGAAATAGTGGGACGAATCGCATCGCTGGATGCGGTAACGTCAAGTAAAGAGGAACTTCGTCAAATATTGGGTGAACTGAGCCGCTATATGAGCGAGCATTTTCGGGATGAAGAGGCTTATTTGCAGCAAATCGGATTTCCGGAACTGGAATATCACAAAAAACTCCATCGTGAAATCATTGAGTTTTTCAACGCATCGATAACGAATTCTCCGACGATAGCGATGATCCAAACCAAACTCAAATTCATCATCAAAAAAGCACTGATCGATCATATCATCAACGAAGACATGAAAATCAAACTCTATTGTGCAACGCAACAGGTAGATACCGATGAGTATGTATATGATTTAGGATAGAGTACGATACAATTGTTTAACTCTGTTTAAAAATAACAATAGTAGATAAGGTTTCAAATGTGCTTTGAAACGTTATTTAGAATTTAAATGATAGTTTTGTGATTTTATTGTTTTATAATGTTCATTAACTATACAATTGCGAAGGATGCTTTATGGGGTGGTTTGGCAATGACACAGCTCTGGAAAACGAACTGATTGATGTGAAGAAAGAGAATGAATCTCTAAAAGAAGAGATCCGACGGTTGAATGAAGAACTCCAGACCAAAGAGAGTTTGCTCCAAGTGCAAAATACTGAATTTCAATGCAGCAATGCCTCATCGGTCATGATTTACCAAAATGAACAGCTCAAAAAAAATCTGATTGACGTCCAAGGGAATATGGCACAATCGGTTTCCTCTTCAAAAGAGAATATTTCCAAATCAACGCTGCTGTTGAACAACATTGTTGAATTGGTCGGAAAATCATCCAATATCTCTGTTACGCTGGAGAATCTCAACCATTTGGCAGCCGACTCAATGGAAACCGTGCAGGCTCTCTCAATCAGAGCACAGGATGTAGCAAGCATTTTAGGATTAATCAAAGATATATCGGATCAAACCAATCTGTTGGCACTTAATGCCGCCATCGAAGCGGCCAGAGCGGGTGAACATGGACGAGGCTTTGCCGTTGTTGCGGATGAAGTACGTAAATTGGCCGATCGTACGGATAAAGCGATTAGTGAAATCAACATCTCCTTGCAATCAATGAAACAAGACGTAACGACGATCGGTGAAAAATTTGAGCAGATTCAAGAGAATATTTCGGAATCAAACCAATCTATTCAGAGTTTCAACATGAATATGGAACAAAACGCATCGATGATGAATCAAACGTTTGAGAGCACAGCCCATACGGCGGAGCGGATATTTATGAGTTTGGCAAAACTCGATCATATTGTCTGGAAAGTGAATACCTATCTCTCAGCCGTGTCGAGAAAAGAGCAGTTTGCATTTGTCGATCACCACAATTGCCGTTTAGGAAAATGGTACCATCAGGGTGAAGGTGCCGACTTCTTCAACAAAACACCGAGTTACGGATTGCTTGATACACCCCATTCGGTTGTTCATAACTCAACGCATAAAATTTTTGATTTGATCCAGACGGAAAGTATCGGTTCTGAAGAATTTGTGAGAGTATTTAAAGAGATGGAACATGCCAGCGACGAAGTTTTTTCCATATTGGATCGAATGCTTCAAGAGAAGCAATAGTAGCTATTTAAGGTACAGGTAATCTTACGGAATTAAATAATTATTAAAATAATAGTTATCATAATAACTATTTAAGAATTACTGCCATACAATCTCACATTTAAATCCCATCTAACACGTTGGGAACACTATGGGGATAACAATGAAGCGATATTACAGCGCTTGGATTTTGGGTTTATTGTTGAGTGGAGCGAGTGCATCTGCAGCCGTATTGGCGACCGTCAACGGAGATGAGATTACATCGGATGAAGTGAATAAAGTATTGCTAGAGGGGACACAGGGTCGATTCGATTCTCTCCCGGCGGATAAACAAAACGAATTGCGCCAACGGATCATCGAAGGGATGATAGCTCAGGAGCTGGTATACGACGATGCACAAAAGACAGGAGTACTGGATACCAAAGAGTACAAACAAGAATTAGAGAACCTGGTAAGCCGACTCAAAGTACAACTGGCGGCAAAAGTATGGGAACAACAACAATTCGAATCGATTAAAATCGATGCGAAAGAGGTCAAAGCCTATTTCGACGCAAACCCGGATGAGTTCGTAGATAAAGAGAAAATCCACGCACGCCATATCCTGGTAAAAACAGAAGCAGAAGCCAACGCGATTATCAAAAGTATGAAAGGGCTCAGCGGAGATCGATTGAGAAATGAGTTTATCGCACAGGCGAAATCAAAATCAACCGGACCGAGTGCGGCAAAAGGGGGCGACCTTGGATACTTCCCTCGCGGACAAATGGTACCGTCGTTTAACGATGCCGCATTCGCAATGAAAGAGGGGACGATATCCTCTACTCCGGTTCAAAGCCAATTCGGGTATCACGTTATCTATGTCGAAGAGAGAAAAGCGGCTAAGAAATTCGGGTTTAATTATGTAAAAGGCTTTATCGAACAGCGTTTGAAAATGGATAAATTTAAAGTCATTATGGATAAAAAAATGGCTCATTTGCACGAAAAAGCGAAAATTACTTATTTAAAATAGCGATTAATGGATGACATTCAGCCCTTGGGCTTTCCATTCGGTAATTCCACCCTTGACATTGAGGGGAATGAAACCGTTTTTGGCCAGAATACGGGAAGCGACGACACTTCGGTTTCCGCTATGGCAATAGACAATAATCTTTTTGTCTTTGACGTTTTGCAGTTTTGATAGGTTTTCACCCAATACTTGAACCGGAATAAGCGTAGCTCCCTCGATATGATCCTGTGCGAACTCTTCAGGCGTTCGGACATCCAAAAGAAAGACATTATCATTCTTTTGCAAAAGAGCATTGGCTTCTTTCGGGGAGATGGATTCGAAGTTGGTGAATATCCACCCTTTTGAATAGGCGAAATAGAGGGCAATCGCGATAAATCCGACCCAGTAAACAATGTTGAAAATCTCTTTTTTAGTCATTATAAATTCCATCTTTTTTTATAAGTGCGGGAAAGTTTGATCATCGCATTCATCGGGATCTTTGTCTTCTTTTGATCTGTGATAAACGATCTTTACGACAATGAACATCAGACAAAGGACCCCGAACAAAAGGGTAAAATTATCCATAACACTTCCCTCCATTACTCTATAGAGTATTATAGCATTCTAATGGACGTTCTTAAATGCCTCGTGATTTTTTAATCATCTCATATGCGGCATTGATCTCTTGAACCTTCTCGGTTGCCTCTTTGAGATACTCATCCGATGCCCCTTGCGCTTTGATAATATCGGGATGATATTCACGTACAAGTGAACGGTAGGCTTTTTTAACCGCATCGTTCGTCGCATCCGAACTTAGCCCCAAAAGGGTATAGGCTTGAGATATCGAATTCTCTTTGACACTGTGGCGATGGTAGGAACCGAACTGTTGAAGCATCGCTGAGAGCATGTCCGCACTCAAATACAAATGAATAGCGATGGTATGGAGCATCGCCTCTTCCGTAGTGCTTAAAACCCCGTCGATATAAGAAAGGTTGACGAGAAATTCCATCATCTTTTGGCGTTTATGCGGATCATTGTGCAAAGCGTTATAGAGTGCTTGTGTTACAAGTACCAAATTGTCCGGTACCTGCTTTTCGATATCAAAAATTTGTTTTAGGATATTTTTGGCTGCTTCCGGATCGGGGAAGAGGGTACTGATATCATTAAACATATTGCTGACGAGTTCTGCTTCGAGTTCGTCAACCCGTCCGTCGGCTTTGGCGACTTTGGCGACGAGGGCAACAAAAAGTCCCAATTCACTTTTCGCCAGATGTTCTTTGGTAATAACGAAATGTTGAAACTGCTTTTTCGAATAAACGACCTGATTGCGTGAATAACCTTTGTACACCCAGTAAAAGATGGTGATGACAAAGATGAGGAGAAAGATTTGAGTCATACGGTGTCCTGAGATAAAGTAAAGCGGTAGTGTATCCATAAAACGCTAATGAATTGTAAGCTGGAATGGCGAATGTATACAGTTGGCTATAATGACAGCGATGAGTTACAAACAAGGATAATGGAATGCAAAACACTAAAATGCCTCCCCTGATGTACGGTACGGCATGGAAAAAAGAGCATACGGCGGATCTGGTCGAAATGGCGATTATGAGCGGATTTCGCGGGATCGATACGGCATGTCAGCCCAAACATTACAATGAAGCGGGAGTCGGTGAAGCATTGGAGCGGTTGGCAGCTCAGGGCATAATGCGCGAAGAGCTGTTTTTGCAGACGAAGTTTACGCCTCTCAGCGGTCAAGACCCCGCACGTATCCCATACGATCCGAATGCCCCTTTGGAGATGCAGGTAGCCCAGTCTTTTGAAGCATCAAAGCGAAATTTGCGGACGGAGTATGTGGATTCTCTCGTTTTGCATTCTCCGCTGTTTCCCTATTCGCATCTGCAAAAAGTGTGGGAAGCCATGGAAGAGCTTTGCCGTTGCGGGAGTGCGCTCCGTCTCGGAATCAGCAATTGCTATGATGTGGAACTGCTCAAACGGCTCTATGCTAACGCCGAAATCAAGCCGACGGTAGTCCAAAACCGTTTTTACGCTGAGAGCGGATACGACATCGAACTGCGTGCATGGTGCGAGAATATGAACATTACCTATCAGAGTTTTTGGTCACTGACTGCCAATCCCCATATTTTGGGAAGTAAAACGGTATTCGCATTAGGACGAAAATACGATAAAACCGAAGCTCAGATTTTTTATCGCTATCTTTGCCACAAGGGAATCGTACCTCTGATCGGTTCGACATCGAAACATCATATCGATGAAGATTTGGCCATTTTTACATTTGAACTCGAGGCAAATGAAATCGCGGATATTAGCTCTCTTTTAGAGGCATAGAGCTATAATCCCATCCTAAAAAAATGAGGATGGTTTTATGCTCCAACGTTTGGTTTTAATATCTTTTTTACTCTTTAGCACCGCCAACGCGGCGGAGCTTTCAACCATGGATTCTATCCGTTCCAAAATTCTCACTTCGGCGGTATCGCTTTACTTTAAAGCCCGCGGATACGGCAAAGTTGAAAACGTCACGGTCGATACATCGAAAAAAACACTCTGTTTCAATCTTTTACCCGAGGGAGAGACCCAAAAACTTTCTGTGGTTATCGGATCCTACATGACGCTCACGATCGACAAAGAGGAGTACCTGATCCTGCAAAACGTGCAAACCAATCGCCTCTGGCTTAACCGTATTTTTGCCGATCATATGCAAGAGGGGATTAAAGTTCCTATCGGTGTCGTGTCAAAAGGAGCGGGATCGTTATTGCTCAATATGTAATCTGCAAATCCTTCACGATTACATATTACGCTTGCTTGAAAGGATGACACGATGAAAAAAATAGTATTATTGCTTCTTGTACTGTCACAAATAGCGGGCGCCAAAGTGCTTACGGCCACCTATGAAGTCTCTTTCGGGGTTTTTCAGACGATGGGAATTGCGGACGCACGTTTTGAAACTAATGATGATGATACTTACTCTATCCGAATCGAAGCTCGTACAACTGGTATTGCTAAATTACTAACAAACAATCGTGTTGAAACGTATGAGAGCTATGGACATATCGTTAACGGAGTGCTT from Sulfuricurvum sp. harbors:
- a CDS encoding phospholipase A, with amino-acid sequence MSCAQLYSSNSIHTAYFSSASDTYLISNSKNNFLYIKGFSGYGESIMDYNHPQNRLGVELLIFN
- a CDS encoding PA2779 family protein, translating into MKISKVILSIVLSVTVFAQISWAQMASTEAVLVQPAAVSSHEKVSQFVAREDVAKTFESMGVDPKMVEQRIALMSDEEVSKISSQIDTLPAGGDFGGIVGAVVFVFIVLLITDILGFTKVFGFTHSAR
- a CDS encoding PA2778 family cysteine peptidase, with the protein product MLHYYRILLYALVVTLMATGCVPKEPFPPEQHYASSSINVPFIPPRSELCGSTSIEMVSSYWQSAASFTPKLSMSELDAHTLIPAKGGTLQIEMITSARANGLIAYPMEPTFEAMFSELSAHHPVIVLVNRSFSWHPLWHYAPVIGYDEQKRQIIVHFSDQPNEAVPLATFAALWKRSGNWGVVLLPPGELPASVSPKTVLRSMYEFEKTGDGLGAIRAYQSALSRWPEDTNILFALANAEYNVSNFSEAEKNYRKLLVLKPSHALALNNLSMLLCRSGRSDEGLKLLDQIVSDDPKINSLIKSSREEIKAGCIAFPEK
- a CDS encoding bacteriohemerythrin, with the translated sequence MATGLEWGDQYLLGIKGIDEQHRYLFEIVGRIASLDAVTSSKEELRQILGELSRYMSEHFRDEEAYLQQIGFPELEYHKKLHREIIEFFNASITNSPTIAMIQTKLKFIIKKALIDHIINEDMKIKLYCATQQVDTDEYVYDLG
- a CDS encoding methyl-accepting chemotaxis protein gives rise to the protein MGWFGNDTALENELIDVKKENESLKEEIRRLNEELQTKESLLQVQNTEFQCSNASSVMIYQNEQLKKNLIDVQGNMAQSVSSSKENISKSTLLLNNIVELVGKSSNISVTLENLNHLAADSMETVQALSIRAQDVASILGLIKDISDQTNLLALNAAIEAARAGEHGRGFAVVADEVRKLADRTDKAISEINISLQSMKQDVTTIGEKFEQIQENISESNQSIQSFNMNMEQNASMMNQTFESTAHTAERIFMSLAKLDHIVWKVNTYLSAVSRKEQFAFVDHHNCRLGKWYHQGEGADFFNKTPSYGLLDTPHSVVHNSTHKIFDLIQTESIGSEEFVRVFKEMEHASDEVFSILDRMLQEKQ
- a CDS encoding peptidylprolyl isomerase — its product is MKRYYSAWILGLLLSGASASAAVLATVNGDEITSDEVNKVLLEGTQGRFDSLPADKQNELRQRIIEGMIAQELVYDDAQKTGVLDTKEYKQELENLVSRLKVQLAAKVWEQQQFESIKIDAKEVKAYFDANPDEFVDKEKIHARHILVKTEAEANAIIKSMKGLSGDRLRNEFIAQAKSKSTGPSAAKGGDLGYFPRGQMVPSFNDAAFAMKEGTISSTPVQSQFGYHVIYVEERKAAKKFGFNYVKGFIEQRLKMDKFKVIMDKKMAHLHEKAKITYLK
- a CDS encoding rhodanese-like domain-containing protein, producing MTKKEIFNIVYWVGFIAIALYFAYSKGWIFTNFESISPKEANALLQKNDNVFLLDVRTPEEFAQDHIEGATLIPVQVLGENLSKLQNVKDKKIIVYCHSGNRSVVASRILAKNGFIPLNVKGGITEWKAQGLNVIH
- a CDS encoding DnaJ domain-containing protein is translated as MTQIFLLIFVITIFYWVYKGYSRNQVVYSKKQFQHFVITKEHLAKSELGLFVALVAKVAKADGRVDELEAELVSNMFNDISTLFPDPEAAKNILKQIFDIEKQVPDNLVLVTQALYNALHNDPHKRQKMMEFLVNLSYIDGVLSTTEEAMLHTIAIHLYLSADMLSAMLQQFGSYHRHSVKENSISQAYTLLGLSSDATNDAVKKAYRSLVREYHPDIIKAQGASDEYLKEATEKVQEINAAYEMIKKSRGI
- a CDS encoding aldo/keto reductase gives rise to the protein MQNTKMPPLMYGTAWKKEHTADLVEMAIMSGFRGIDTACQPKHYNEAGVGEALERLAAQGIMREELFLQTKFTPLSGQDPARIPYDPNAPLEMQVAQSFEASKRNLRTEYVDSLVLHSPLFPYSHLQKVWEAMEELCRCGSALRLGISNCYDVELLKRLYANAEIKPTVVQNRFYAESGYDIELRAWCENMNITYQSFWSLTANPHILGSKTVFALGRKYDKTEAQIFYRYLCHKGIVPLIGSTSKHHIDEDLAIFTFELEANEIADISSLLEA